One segment of Scomber scombrus chromosome 3, fScoSco1.1, whole genome shotgun sequence DNA contains the following:
- the tbc1d20 gene encoding TBC1 domain family member 20, translated as MIKSRGSGASTPVNGKQVTDWDTRRKRKTADITQALSASPVDVAALRRMAISEGGLLTDEIRRQVWPQLLNVPPNLLDQEPETVERENNKDYNQVLLDVQRSLRRFPPGMPDEQREGLQEELIDIILRVLKRNPQLHYYQGYHDIVVTFLLVLGERLATALVEKLSTHHLRDFMDPTMDNTKHILNYLMPIIDRVNPEVHDFMQQAEVGTVFALSWLITWFGHVLSDFRHVVRLYDFFLACHPLMPIYFAAVIVLYREEEVFDCECDMAMVHHLLSQIPQDLPYETLISRAGDLFVQFPPSELAREAVSHDNMASSTFKDFDLASTQQRPDSVLRRRRRQKQAALESSAANSVVAVAQPSAARRFVRLAVMGLTVALGAAALAVVNTALEWAPKLDLFP; from the exons atgattaaatctagAGGTTCTGGTGCCTCAACACCAGTGAATGGAAAGCAGGTTACTG acTGGGACACCAGGCGGAAAAGAAAAACTGCGGACATCACACAGGCCCTGAGTGCGAGTCCTGTGGATGTAGCAGCTCTGAGGAGGATGGCCATCAGTGAGGGGGGGCTACTGACTGATGAGATACGCCGTCAGGTGTGGCCTCAGCTTCTCAACGTCCCCCCAAACCTCTTGGATCAGGAGCCAG AAACGGTAGAGCGGGAGAATAACAAGGACTACAACCAGGTGCTGCTGGATGTCCAGCGTTCCCTACGAAGGTTCCCACCTG GTATGCCAGACGAGCAGCGGGAGGGTCTCCAGGAGGAGCTAATTGACATTATCCTCCGAGTTCTGAAACGTAATCCCCAGCTGCATTATTACCAAGGATACCATGACATTGTCGTCACCTTCTTGCTTGTCCTGGGAGAACGCTTAGCCACTGCCCTCGTGGAAAAGCTCTCCACACATCACCTCAG GGACTTCATGGATCCCACCATggacaacacaaaacacatcctTAACTACTTGATGCCCATCATTGACAGGGTCAACCCTGAGGTGCATGACTTCATGCAACA GGCTGAGGTGGGTACAGTCTTCGCTCTCAGCTGGCTGATCACCTGGTTTGGCCACGTCCTGTCAGACTTCCGTCATGTTGTACGGTTGTATGACTTCTTCCTGGCCTGCCATCCATTGATGCCCATCTACTTTGCTGCTGTG ATCGTACTGTACAGAGAAGAGGAGGTGTTTGATTGTGAATGTGATATGGCCATGGTTCATCACCTGCTGTCGCAGATTCCCCAGGATCTGCCATATGAGACTCTCATCAGCCGAGCAGGAGACCTCTTTGTCCAGTTCCCACCTTCTGAACTGGCTAGAGAGGCTGTCTCACATGACAA CATGGCATCCTCTACCTTTAAGGACTTTGACCTTGCATCAACTCAACAGCGGCCAGACTCTGTTCTCCGTCGTCGACGTAGACAGAAACAGGCTGCGCTGGAGAGCTCAGCAGCGAACTCAGTAGTGGCAGTGGCCCAACCTTCAGCAGCACGTCGGTTTGTTCGTTTGGCAGTCATGGGTCTGACGGTGGCTTTAGGGGCAGCAGCTCTTGCTGTGGTCAACACTGCCCTGGAGTGGGCCCCCAAACTGGACCTGTTTCCTTGA